TATCCCTGACTGTTCCGAGAAGAGGCTCACGAATGGCTCGGTACGTCGCGATAGACCGTTTGATGGCTGACCTGAAAACCTTTTCCGACATGGGCTTTCCCGCCGTGGACGTGCGGGAGTATCTCGGATCGACTCTCGTAGAGCCGAGCGCCCTCGAACCCTATATCCACCATTGCCAGGAGCGGTACACCCGCAATCTGGTGCACAAGGACGCCGACTTCGAAGTCCTCGTTCTGTGCTGGGGATCCGGACACCGGGCGCCCATCCACGGCCACGAGGGGGAGCTCTGCTTCGCCCGGGTCGAGCGAGGCAGGCTTCGCTTCTCGAACTACGAGCTGCTCTCCGAAGAGCCCCTCGAGCTGCGGCTCATCGACGAACCGATCGACGGGACAGTCGGCTTTCTCGATGGTCCCGCGGAGATACACGCCGTCGAGAACGCTCCCGAGTTCGGGTCCCCGGCCGCGAGCCTCCACATCTACTCGAAGCCCTACGCCCAATGTGACGTTTACGACTCGGAGCGGGGACCTCGCCGTCGCGTGAGCCTGAGCTACG
The window above is part of the Vicinamibacteria bacterium genome. Proteins encoded here:
- a CDS encoding cysteine dioxygenase family protein translates to MADLKTFSDMGFPAVDVREYLGSTLVEPSALEPYIHHCQERYTRNLVHKDADFEVLVLCWGSGHRAPIHGHEGELCFARVERGRLRFSNYELLSEEPLELRLIDEPIDGTVGFLDGPAEIHAVENAPEFGSPAASLHIYSKPYAQCDVYDSERGPRRRVSLSYDSRYGRLSD